The genomic interval CAAAAAGATAGTGGATATTCTCAAAAATGTGGATGAAAAAGAAGTGGAAGATGTGATAAAACTTTTCATGGATGCAAGGAGAATATTTGTCTACGGTACGGGGAGGAGCGGGCTGGTAGGGAAAGCGTTTGCCATACGGCTTGTCCATCTCGGTTTTCAGACATTCGTGATAGGAGAAACAATAACCGCCCCGGTTCAAAAAAATGATCTTGTAATACTTATATCCGGCTCGGGAGAGACAATACCTGTAACCATGACCGCAGAAATCGCAAGGAGATTGGGAGCGAAAATAATATCAGTTACGGCAAATCCTGATTCTCACATAGCCAGATTTGCTGATGTTTTGATATCTCTATCGGCTGGAAAGAGAGATTCCGACCTTGTCCCTCTCGGTACATTATTTGAGGCGAGTTCCTGGATATTTCTGGATGGGCTTGTTTCTGAGTTAATGGCAAGGAAGGGAGAGGATGAGAAAAAAATGAGAGAAAGACATGCAACACTGGAATAACTTTTTAAATACTAGGATATTCAA from Candidatus Thermoplasmatota archaeon carries:
- the hxlB gene encoding 6-phospho-3-hexuloisomerase → MNNEMRFEKSVAYINKKIVDILKNVDEKEVEDVIKLFMDARRIFVYGTGRSGLVGKAFAIRLVHLGFQTFVIGETITAPVQKNDLVILISGSGETIPVTMTAEIARRLGAKIISVTANPDSHIARFADVLISLSAGKRDSDLVPLGTLFEASSWIFLDGLVSELMARKGEDEKKMRERHATLE